GTATGAGACGCCAATGTTGGCGGGTGAGAAGTGAAGCAAGACTGTCCCAGCATCTGAGACGCCAAGCTCCAACGTATAGGACGTTGGTTAACCACTACCAGTGTAAGAGACGGTCTCATGGGGGGTCTCATAATCCCCCCCCCTCATTCCTTGTTTTCCTGATTCTTCTAGCTTTGCTTACTAAGTTCTTGGATCGAGTCAGGCATTCATTTGATTTCTTCTTGAGTTTCCCTACTGTCATATTCACCTCTTATTATCATCTAGAGTTGTGAATCACATCTAAATCACATGTTATCTAATTACATTTGATTATCATCTGACAAATTTCaaatttacataacaaaaagcCATGTACTGTATTCAATACATTCTTCAATTGTTATTAATATCTTCAAGATCCATTGATGATGACCGATGGACATGATGACCACGATGAAGCCAACAATGGATGTGCCATTTCAATCTGAACGCGATGATGAACTGAAcacggtggtggtggtagtggtggtgctGGTAAGGGTGTTGTGTTGCTGGTGATTGTCCAAGGTATCAAGaatcagaagaaaaaaaaagagatatttGTGTGTATGTTGGTTATTATAATTTGTCTAATGATGTAAATACTCATCTTTGTGTATTTTTCCATATTAATTTTGAGAATAGATGATGGTTGATCCAAGGGATAAGATGTGGCCCTTGAATCTCACcaacttttaaaaattcaaatgaTTACATCCCTCTAATTTTACAACATCAATCTTTAACtcctaaaataattacactacccttttgtatcaataatctacactaCTCATTGTCGTAGCTGCCGCCACAGGGAGGACCACTACCACCCAATACCACCGTCGCCGCCATTACACCACCGCATCGTGCAGGCATACAACTAGTATTAATATAGTATTAGTATAATTGCGTCCACCCTCGCCACTGGATTAGCCAAAGCACACACCCATATCGAGCAGGCTCGACCATGTATGCACCATACCTTCGGCGATCACACAAGCTGACTTTAACGCTAAGATAAACTAATTATAACAGTATAGAGAATTTTAGTACCACCgatatatatgatgtatatgttaaaTAAAGGAATCGAgctttagtttttattattgatCGAGATATCAAAACAGTTACAAAGGATCTCTATTTATACAAGTAATTGAAATTTAATTATGGAAACTAGGATAATATGACCGACTCTAATTCTTGACCATGGACCCTATTCTGGACCGATCTTATATGGGCTTTGATCTTGTATGCTAGGGATATGATGAACCCGTTTTTGATCCCACATTatctaacactccccctcaagttgaatagcGGGACTACCAAAATTCAACTTGCTTAAACACTTATGGAACATAGATGTTCCTACTGCTTTGGTTAGAATATCAGCAAGCTATTCTTCAGACTTAACAAAAGGTAGCTTAATAATCTCATTCTCcaatttttctttcataaaataACGATCAACTTCCACATGCTTGGTTCTATCATGTTGAACTGGATTTTATGAGATCTGGATAGCAACTTCATTATCACTCATTATTCGAATGCTTTCTTTAGGAGCAAAACCTATTTCAGTCACAAGCTTTCTCAACCACAATGCTTCAGCTAACCCTCTAGCTATGCCTCTAAATTCTACTTCAGCACTTGATAAGgaaacaactttttgttttttacttttccatgtAACCAAATTACCACCAATCATTGAAAAATAACCAGAAGTTGACCTTCGATTACCTTTATCTCCTGCCCAATCTGCATCTGTATATATCTGAACCTTGAGATGACCATTAGCTTTCAATAACACTCCATGATCTGAAGTCCCCTTAAGATACCTTATAATTCGTAAAACTGCACCCATATGGTCTTCTTGAAGTTGATGCATAAACTGACTTACCACACCAACAGCATATGCTATGTCTGGACGAGTATGAGCCAGATAAATAAGTTTCCCCACCAAACTTTGATATCTATCTTTATCAGCAGCTTTAGCTTTTGTCTTCACAAATAACTTCTGATTGATGACCATTGGTGTATCTGCTGGTTTGCAATCAATCATTCCTGTTTCAGCTAGAAGATCCAGAATATACTTCTTCTGACATATAAAAATTCCATGTTTGGATCTTGAAACTTCTATTCCAAGAAAATACTTCAGATCTCCCAAATCCTTCATCTCAAATTCTGCAAACAAAGCTGTTTTTAGTTtgttcatttcattttcatcatttcctgtgataatcatatcatcaacataaattattaTACATGTCACTAGATTTCCTCTATGACGAAGGAATAAAGTGTGATCTGAGTTACTTTGTTGATATCCATATTTCTTCATGGCAAAAGTAAACCTTCCAAACCAAGCTCTAGGTGACTGTTTAAGCCCATATAAGGACTTTTTCAACCTACACACTTCCCCATGTTTAAAATTATGAGAAAAACCTGGAAGAGCTTccatatatacttcttcttccaattctcCATGTAAAAAGGCATTCTTGGCATCATATTGATAAAGAGACCATCCCTGATTTGCTGCTATTGAGAAAAGAACCCTTATAGTATCTAGctttgcaactggagaaaaAGTTTCTGAATAATCAATGCCATAGGTTTGAGTGTATCATTTGGCAACAAGTCTTGCTTTGTATCTTTCTACATCTCCATTTGGTTTATATTTGATGGTATATATCCATCTGCATCCTACTGGATTCTTTCCTGTTGGAGGAACACACTTTTCCCATGTATCATTCTTAATAAGAGCTTTCATTTCACTATCCATAGCATCTTTCCAGTTCTTTAACTTCAAAGCATGTTCTACTCCTGATGGAAGCTCTTCTGAATATAATTTTGCTGCAAATGCTTTAGCTTCTTCAGAGGAAACACCATCTGTAACATTAGCAAAGTTACCTACCGGATATTTAGTAGATCGAGAACTTTTTTCTGGAGAATATCGCTTTGCAGTATTCCTCTGGTAGACCTCAGTGGAAGAATATATCATTCTGGAGCATTCGCTGAAGTTACTGCTTCTATATTGTCTGGCTTTCCATTAACATTTTCCTCTGGCTCTTCATTAACATTTCCATGTACTTCATTAGCTGGAATATCCATATCATTCAAAATCTGGCTTGGTTCAGAATTACTTACCTCGGATATCAGGTCTGGACTTGGGTTGTGGTTGTGAGAGGAGGAGGACTGTAAATCTTTATCTGGATCTGGAGTCTGAACTTCTGATGAATTAGATGAGTATTGAAGCCAACTCAGTGGGTCACTTTGTTCCTCCCCCTGACCACTGAGCTCTTGAGAGTAAAAGTACTTGGTTTCCAAAAAATCACAATTC
The sequence above is drawn from the Erigeron canadensis isolate Cc75 chromosome 4, C_canadensis_v1, whole genome shotgun sequence genome and encodes:
- the LOC122595353 gene encoding uncharacterized mitochondrial protein AtMg00810-like; its protein translation is MEALPGFSHNFKHGEVCRLKKSLYGLKQSPRAWFGRFTFAMKKYGYQQRNDENEMNKLKTALFAEFEMKDLGDLKYFLGIEVSRSKHGIFICQKKYILDLLAETGMIDCKPADTPMVINQKLFVKTKAKAADKDRYQSLVGKLIYLAHTRPDIAYAVGVVSQFMHQLQEDHMGAVLRIIRYLKGTSDHGVLLKANGHLKVQIYTDADWAGDKGNRRSTSGYFSMIGGNLVTWKSKKQKVVSLSSAEVEFRGIARGLAEALWLRKLVTEIGFAPKESIRIMSDNEVAIQIS